Proteins from one Halalkalicoccus subterraneus genomic window:
- a CDS encoding tRNA uridine(34) 5-carboxymethylaminomethyl modification radical SAM/GNAT enzyme Elp3, whose amino-acid sequence YGQVTLRLAQLREIGHPVEKVELILMGGTMTARSHDYQEYFVKRALQAMNDFDPENPPEPTEGESFAQDPEEYEFSYLEDVIAANETGNVRNIGTTFETKPDWCDPEQIDRMLALGGTKVEVGVQTTYERINREMHRGHGAQASIDANRRLRDAAFKVGFHMMPGQPGMSLDMCREDFQQLFEDPNWRPDYLKIYPNLVVRGTRTYDQWRRGEFEPLTNEQAAELVAEIKAMLPKYVRLQRVQRDIPADFIDAGVWKSNLRQLARQRMEDHGWTCDCIRCREVGMNDEEPESVELDVMTYEAAGGVEKFISFEDPEKDLLVGFCRLRFPSDPVRRELDNAALIRELHVYGNELGVGVASDADWQHKGYGRRLMEHAEGLAYEAGFEKVSVISGIGAREYYKRKLGYHQDGPYVSKRL is encoded by the coding sequence TACGGGCAGGTCACGCTGCGGCTCGCACAGCTCAGAGAGATCGGCCATCCGGTCGAGAAGGTCGAACTCATTCTGATGGGCGGGACGATGACGGCGAGAAGCCACGACTACCAGGAGTATTTCGTCAAGCGCGCCCTGCAGGCGATGAACGACTTCGATCCGGAGAACCCCCCGGAACCGACCGAGGGCGAGAGCTTCGCTCAGGACCCCGAGGAGTACGAATTCTCGTATCTAGAGGACGTGATCGCCGCAAACGAAACCGGGAACGTCAGGAACATCGGGACGACCTTCGAGACCAAGCCCGACTGGTGTGACCCCGAGCAGATCGACCGGATGTTGGCCCTCGGCGGAACGAAGGTCGAGGTCGGCGTCCAGACGACCTACGAGCGAATCAACCGGGAGATGCACCGCGGGCACGGTGCGCAGGCGAGCATCGACGCCAACCGCCGGCTCCGGGACGCCGCGTTCAAGGTCGGCTTCCACATGATGCCCGGTCAGCCGGGCATGAGCCTCGATATGTGCCGCGAGGATTTTCAGCAGCTGTTCGAGGACCCGAACTGGCGGCCCGACTACCTCAAGATCTATCCGAACCTCGTCGTCCGGGGGACCCGGACCTACGACCAGTGGCGCCGCGGGGAGTTCGAACCGCTGACCAACGAGCAGGCCGCCGAACTCGTCGCCGAGATCAAGGCCATGCTCCCGAAGTACGTCCGTCTCCAACGGGTGCAGCGCGACATCCCCGCGGACTTCATCGACGCGGGCGTCTGGAAGTCGAACCTCCGCCAACTCGCCAGACAGCGCATGGAAGATCACGGCTGGACGTGTGACTGCATTCGGTGTCGGGAGGTTGGGATGAACGACGAGGAGCCCGAGTCGGTCGAACTCGACGTCATGACTTACGAGGCGGCGGGCGGAGTCGAGAAGTTCATCAGCTTCGAGGACCCCGAAAAGGACCTGCTTGTCGGATTCTGTCGGTTGCGGTTCCCGAGCGATCCGGTGCGCCGCGAACTCGACAACGCCGCGCTGATCCGCGAACTTCACGTCTACGGCAACGAGCTGGGTGTGGGGGTAGCGAGCGACGCCGACTGGCAGCACAAGGGCTACGGCCGCCGGCTGATGGAGCACGCGGAGGGGCTCGCATACGAGGCCGGCTTCGAGAAGGTGAGCGTCATCTCGGGGATCGGCGCGCGCGAGTACTACAAGCGAAAGCTCGGCTACCATCAGGACGGCCCGTACGTCTCGAAGCGGCTCTGA